The Macadamia integrifolia cultivar HAES 741 chromosome 4, SCU_Mint_v3, whole genome shotgun sequence genome contains the following window.
aagtgaatttatataaagtgtttgtcaaacgttgtttctattcttttcctgttctaagaACATTTCtgaaataattttatcaaacTTTGTTTCTATTCCGTCAAAGTGCtttcacagcatggaatcgaaaaaagacacttctgtaaaagaacacgctccaggaatagaagtatTATCAAATGGCCCCTAAGTGTCATGTAAGGACAAAGGCGTCTGTGTAACTGAGTAGATACGGCGAGAGAACCCACAATAGATCAAAGAAGAGAGGATATTATTAAGCTCTGATATGAAACATCTTCACTCTTCCTCAGAGTTCGTCCTTGACGGCCTCGCTATTAGGGGAAGTTTTGATGGGATAAGAGGCTTGCATTGCTATACCACACAGTCCATGACTAGCTTTGATGCCACGCTGCATTCTAATGTAACCTTGCTCTCCCCAGTCTGCTCCCCATGAGTTCCTCACGATCCAGTACTTGGTTCCATCAGCAGCGGCTCCGTATCCCACAATGGCCACACCATGATCTAGCTCTGTTCCGCAAGGTCCAGAGAATACTCCCTGTTCATCAACAATCATGGCAAGTAATAATTAAGATTATTAAATTCGAGTTGACCCTTCATATAGTTAAAATACCAAATTAATTCAACTTTTGGTTTGCTAAGAAGTGATTAATTAATAAGTACCTCTGAGTAGAACTGGAAAGCATAACCACTGGCTTCAATGGCAACAGAGACAGGTTGGTTTGCGACGGCTTTCAACAGGGCAGCCTCGTTGTTAGCAGGAACGTCTTGATGTCCATCAATTATCACCAAAGGAGCATTCAACTGCAAAACCCGGAAAATTTGAGGCCAACTCATCTAGAATCTCGGGGGTGTATCATGTATGGGTAGTTAAAgagtttaaattttaatttagagAATCGAACTAATCTACCCTTGATGCATCACAAGACCCATCTTGGGCTGTGTAGCCATAGTTCGCCTCTGTGGTGAGCCCTCCATTCGATTTAATGAACTCGTATGCGTAATCCATGAGTCCTCCATTACATCCTGAATTCTCAGTGCTGCAATCGACGAGCTCCTGCTCAGATAAGGAGATGAGTTTCTTGGtcttgatttgatttattcccTCAACACCAACAACAGTTGAGAAAGCCCAGCAACTTCCTGTAACACATAACATTAAATAACAGATCTACCAAGAAGACCCAATAATTGTAATTTCAATGAAACCTATGATTGGGTATCTTTAGTATCAAATGCTTACCACATTGGCCTTGGTTCTTGACAGGGTTGACCGCACCTTTCGCCCTCCAATCAATGGAAGCAGGGACGTTTTCGAAGTTCTCGTATATGAAGCCACTGGAGGCACGAGAAGCCCCTCGCAGCATGCTGTGGTGCTTCACTTTGGAGCCTGCGTAGACGCTCTTGAACTCATGGTTGGTCATGTCTCCGAACTTGTTGAGCTTCAACTTGTAAGGGTGGTCCTTCTTGTTGAATTCATGAATGTACTTGACATTCTCTTTGAACACATTGAAGCGCTTTTGCTTCTCAGAAAGATCTCTAGAAACAGTATGGTGACTCCTCCACTTCTCATACAGGCTCCAGAGACTGTCTTCGGTCTCCAAATCCTTTTCTTGGAAATCAAAACTCTGGGCAAAACCCAGAAACAGAGCAAacgaaagaacaaaaagaatagCCACTTTCTTCTCCATCTCAATTGCTTAATTTGATGCGAAACTTAGGCCTGTTGAAGCTGGTTTATATAGAACAATCACAAGAGGGAAAACCTCTCAGTACCCTCCTCTGTCCAATTCTGTCCAATCACATTCAATTATAGGAGGGCATAACAGGGGAAGAGAACAAGTGATAATAAATTATAGAATTTGAAGGTTTCTTATGGGTAACAAGAATAAATCAGTTATAGGGTATGTTTGTAAAGGGATTGGCACTTGAAGGAGGTTCAAACTGATCTACCCAAACAAGTAAGAAGAAAGCAActcttttgatttattattaggATGAGTAGTGTGACATAAGGCAGATGGTTACTGTAGTCAGAACTTTTAACTGGAAAACTGGAAATGTAAAGATAAAGGATGGTTGGGTTTGTGCAGTTCCATGCATGCCATTGTGGAATGTGATAGAATTTGCTTTGTAGATCGATCTTTGCATGCGAAACACGCTAACTTGTTTGTTTAGGATATTCACAAGGGGTGACGGGTTGGTCATGCCAAGGAGACTTTAGGGGCACGATTTCACGCAGGTTGGATTGTTGGAAGTAAAGACCTATTATAGTAACCGTCCTGTGTCCTGTACTCCAGTGCcctattttttattgataaccAAACAATGGCTTTTTAAAAAGGAGAAGAGGggggaaaattgaaaaaagcCCAATGCCTTTGGCCCTGTTTGCTTAGAAGGTGGTTGGGGGGGCAGAGTTGTGTGGGATTGGGCCTCAGCATGTTATGGGATAATAGAGAGGGCAGTGAAAgtaaactggaaaaaaaaagtgacgcttcacaattttttttttagcttgttCAGTTAGGTTTTCCTAGGGAGAAGAGAAGtttcaaaatatcatttctcattACAATTTGAGGGTTAGATCAAGAGATTCTTTTCTCACTATAGCTGAAGAAAATTCGAtctaataatataaaaaaagtaCTTTCATCTTTTTGTCAATAGATTTCCAAGAATGACACTAATTTTGTTTAAATTACAAAATATGCCATCATTTTATGGGATTGAGTGGGAGAAACAACATGCCATTGTCCGAAACAAATTGTTATGCCTTGTCACCATTGCCTTCATTCTTACTACACTTTTATAATCTAATCCTCGTGACCTTATTCCTCGCAAGtccaccccctcccctctccccccccacccccaaaactCCATCTGTTTATAACACCATCCTACAACTCTGTCAAAAGAAAAGAACGTATTCGATGCATGAGGCTTCCACATGCAAGATCCGAGGGGGTGAGGGTTTCCACCAACACTTGTTCTGTTATGATGGTGCCTAAGggttccctttttttcttttctttgtttaacttACATGATATAGGTTATAGTTAAAAATTTaactccttctctttttctatactattttcttttattttacattgGAACAAATGGAAGAATTGTAAAAGTGTTACTAGATTACTGGCAAACTTGTGTTTGGTTGCTCCGCCTTGaagccatttcattattgtGCTCCAAAAACTCTTCCATAGATAAGGATTGTTACCCAAAATATGTCCTCATGAGTCATCACTAGTAAGAAAGTTGACAttagaaagaaatgaaatatgagTTCAATGCCTGATGATGCCTaagttatcttttatttttttattttaaggtttGTTGGGCACCACTCATGCCTTTGAAGGATGATGGAGTCCCCAAGAATCTTGAAATTAATAATCAGTATCGAGATTGAATCTTGTATTTCATAATCAATTGATGGTGGCCATGATGTGTTCTAATTTTGTAAGTTTCccacttaggctgtgtttggaagccaggagaagaaaataaaagagaaaaaaaatgtacaatttttgtacttttttctttgggttaagaatttttctttgcagttGGTATGTCTTCGCCTAAGAGAAGATTctctttttcaaattcaaaattcctcttgggaattgtgaaatatTCTTTTGCtctcccaaaaattttcttgccaaaaacataagaaaacattagaaaatatgaaagataataagacaaaaaatgaatgattacataatgatttcctatgtgtctatctctctcttaaaattcaaaattttttgaatttttttcttttcttctcttcataaCCAAACATACgtagtctttttattttctcacaatttcttattttttcttttcttttcttctctgggCTACCAAACATAGGCTTAGCAAGGTAAACATTTTGATAGAGTCTAGAAAAacgaattatatatatatatatatatatatttgttagaAAAACGGTTAGAGATTACATATGCTTGATCGATTGCATCAGTCAAGAATTTTAGACCATTTGCTCTAACGTCTGAGTACAACACATTGGCTccaattatataaaaaatttaagagatttttttattgacatATATTTATCAacgtgtcaaataatttgtaatttttattttttattttttaatctaatagatatatatatatttatttatttatttatttatttattttaatgaaggTAAAAGTTGTCATTTATCACTTATGTATTTGAACAAAAAACTTAGAATCGATTTGAATTAAtcctaaaaaccctagaatagtCCGCTCTAGAATATACGAAAGCAAGATCGGTCATGATAGATTTCGATCTAATTAACAGACCAATCTgattccaaaattttgaaacattGATGATACTCCTTGGCTAGGCACCCAATTGTGCACAAAGGAACTTGAACTCGAGTACAAGCCTTAGGACAAATTATGACAAGCAAGacacaaaacaaaacaattgaCAAAGTTGGTTGCCCCAAATGGTGCAAACTCTTGAACTTGACATAATAGTAAGTTACCTTTAAAGAATTTTGAAAACCCTCTTGTACCCGTGACTCAAAGAGAACttttaagaataaaacaaaaagagTTACATGTTCCACATTACATCTACAAACGTGTCAATCAAATAATCacatataaaatagaaaacattGCACACACGACTCAAAAGATGAGATCATCATCATATTAAACTTGATTACTTGAGCCAAAACCTTTGCCATGTTCACGATTAAGTATAAAACAGAAGAGAATCCAAAGAAAGTTACATGTGCAAAATTACATCTATAGAAGTATCATTCAGATCATCCCACAAATAAAAACAGAAGACATTGCTGCCACGGCTCATAAGATGGGCTCATCATATTAATAAACTTGATTATTTCACTATTTTAATAATCCAAATTCTTAAGTTTCATCCAATCCAAACTTCTTTTCGTGGAATCCCTGTGCTTTTGGGACTAGAATATTAGATTAATCTCAAAGAAATTCATAATTTAAAGAATCTCTGATCTCAACCTAAATTTTGCCTTTTAATGggatcttttcttttattttcttcttcttttcgttTTGGGAgttggaatcttggtgtacttCAATaaacttttcatatattttaaCCATTTCAATTAGAATCAAATCACATGGGATCTTTAATTATGGGTTTATTTAGACAGTTAATTAAgacttgataaaaaaattaagacatGATCAAGACCCGACATGCTTCCTAATGAGGTAACGAATACTGATCTGATTATAGGTGTAGGAATTGGGATCAAATTCGCCACATTGACTGAGTTGACTCAGTATCAATTCGGAGTGATCACAATTGATTTCACAATCTGCTTTATAACTCGGCTCAAATAGGTTTATTACGACCGGTTAAACCAAGTTACAATCAATTTGACTTAAAATCATATCAAAATTGTGGCAGATAGAGTAAGAAATGTCAATAATCGACTTTGgattcaaaaaattaattaatttcttttattagagtagaaaattaattaggtgataaatcatgaaataatgtttttttttttttttttgatagaagagATTATANNNNNNNNNNNNNNNNNNNNTTTGTTTGTTATAAAATGGGTAAAGTAAACTTATCTATAAAGCtgctatttatttttgttctacTTCCCAGTTCCCACATGACCCCCACCCaccttttcatttaatttttcctttttatttttattttattatttttttattagacaGGGAGAAACTTTTTATCCAGAGGCAAGTTGCTTGGTGTGATccagagaggaaaataaaaaaataagtaaaatgaAAAACAGATAAATGGGGAGGGTTACTTAAGTCTGCAAGTGCGTGATCCAAATGAGAAATGATATGGGTTGGGTTTATCGAGAGGATTCTTTAAGTCGCTCAATTGGAAAATATTAAGTTTGTTTTGAATTCTTGgccaattttgaaaattatggCAATCCGAATGGAAAGTTTTATGAGATCTGttatcttgttgagaaagtaaTTGTAATTTGGTGGGTATTTCGAGCTAAGGTTTTAGGTCGAGTTTTCTCATCATTGCTTGAGTGTAAtatctcttctacatagtgaaacatcttcttcttctcccgaggacgtagcacatcacACCAGTCTGTAAAGCTTGTCAAATTCCTATGTTGTGCGGATCTTATTTTCGTACtttcttggtgtttgttctaacagaAAAGAATCCTCAAGTGATACCTAAatatttgacatttcatttcAAGTGGACATCCAAATTTGTGAAGATAGACCGTAAGGTTTTCTGTTCACGTGCGAAGTTTCAATTCTACTTGAAAAATCGATATAGttaaaattaggttttaaaaatGAGATTATCTAAATGgaacttttttttactttttgtttaTGAAAGGATAAAGCACTGGTATTGCAAAATGAATTTGTACAAGATAAAAATGTTTGCGCCATGAACTTAAAGAGCTACCAAACTCTCCTACTCATCCATCTCACTTGTGAActtagaaaaatatgaaaaacaagAATTAGACTTTAAAGCACATATGCAtacttatattttcttttatcaaaGAATGACTATTCATTAATACATGTCAATGTCAAGCACGTGAAATTAGAATTACAGTaagaccaaggattaaagtatcggtatcgatcatcgtattgatcggccaaaattaagatacgtatcagagggtatcgtatcgtatcgaagatacgctaaagatacgcacataaatggataggaaacacttttttatacacatttgcataaaaaaaatagttaaaaaaagttatatataacatgtattatgcataaacagtaaattgagagtatcgcactaagaatccaaggtttgtaattgtcccataaatgtaaaatctttgttcccaaccttgatttccactttagttagagagaaaaatggttagcagcaactttggaacaaaaacacctcaaaaaattatgtttttctaaaaaattacccattttggccattttatgaccgtatcggtacgtatcggtgtgtatcggtcgatacataccgatacacaccgatacatatcaatacgtaccgatacataccgaaacgtacatttcacttcaattttgaatttgtcatagagtatcggtacgtatcggtgtgtatcggtggtgtgtcggtacgtatcggtgtgtatcgtaggatacgtatcgatacataagggttttaaaattttcatgatacgtatcgatatgtatcgtgccgatgcctaccgatacggatacgtatcggccgatatggcacgatacgcaccgatacttaaaaccatgagtaAGACTAAATCCACGAAGTGGAGATAGGCCAAACTATCTTACACGTAGAGAATAATGCTTTTCTAGGCCGGAGAATTAGCTAAAATGATATAGTCTTTGGGAACGTAAGTAAAAGAGCAATGTCGAATATAAGAAGCTAAATGGGCGATATCATTGATGATGGGTCCAAATGTTGGAAATTCTTGATGAAGTTGATCACTTCTTTGCAATCAGATTCAACCTCAACAGAGTCTAAACAATCTTGAATAGCTTGAAGTAATCCATGCTGGATTGCCAATGCTTATCCTACAAACATAGAAGGGAAGGTTGCAGATTCAAATATAGCAACTTGAGGAAAACCCCTACTGTCGTGGGTGATTTATCCAATGCTCCAGTTGAGCAAGTTTGCTCCCAGAAAATGATGCATCATGTGTATGTGAATACATGTGGCTATTTTTAGCGACAACATGCACTCTATAGTCTATGGTATTACTTGTTTTTCACTTTACagaaacatttcttttttaaatgtttGGGCTGTATTTGATAACAttcaaaaaaaatgtttctagagTTCTATGAGAACGAAAAAATGGGATAAAACGTTtgatgcatttatggtgtgtttcacTTTTTtaggaacaaaaagtgaaaaaaaaaaaatatatatatatatatatatatataaatattttgacacaaaaattaaaatttctatttttaatacaAAACGTGTTTCAAAAACGTTACTTTTTctgttaccaaacgcagccttggCATCATTTTTGGATCCTTTATAAAATCCATAAAttgcaaaaatttgttttgaaagaaaaaaaaattgttttcagCATTTCTGTGAAcactttaatgagcacatgctCATAAGTCTCAAAATTGGTAAAGTAACCATTTCGATTTATTATTAGAAAAGCAACCACTGctcttcttcgtcttcctccTGCAACCCCACCCGCCCTaccccacttcttcttcttcctcttggaCAGAACTGTATTCCACATAGTAACCCTAAATTATCGCCCAAATTTATATTATTAGAGCCAGTGGATGAGTTAATTCAGTACATCCCAATGCGGAAGCAGATCCGGAGGTCCGAAACCCATTAAGAATTGAACATTTCCTTGGATCTGCAGAGAAGGGCGCACCTTCCATTCCCGATTCAGAAGAGTCAGCAGCTGAGCTTCAGAAAAGCACAAAGCGCCTAATACAGTTACAAGCACAATTTATCTTCAGAGAAGTTAAATTCCAATTCTAAGTCCTAAGTTTAGTCAGCAGCTGAGCTTCAGAAAAGCACAAAGCGCCTAATACAGTTACAAGCACAATTTATCTTCAGAGAAGTTAAATTCCAATTCTAAGTCCTAAGTTTAGTCAGCAGCTGAGCTTCAGAAAAGCACAAAGCGCCTAATACAGTTACAAGCACAATTTATCTTCAGAGAAGTTAAATTCCAATTCTAAGTCCTAAGTTCCTAAATTCCTCCTTCGGAGAATTTGAATGCCAATATGCAGCTTTGGGGAGATAATATTGGGGATTTCAGGATCCCGAGGTTTAAAATCTGATTTGGGTTTGAAGCATCGACTACTCTGAAGGAGATAATTGATTGTTCGTGAAGGAGTTTCATTGACGGCGCGGGGTAGTTTCTGTTATGGTGCTGTGGGGGAGATAGAAGATGGATgaagggattccctcttcacttTAAAATAGATACTAAACGGTTTCTCATTCTCTACTCTATTATCGCTAATGTTTACcaaacaattttattttctgataaaatatgatttttattaataattttttaaatattttaaaaacaaatagATTAAAATGGTACAGCTTATAATTCTAATAAAACAATAGCTTAACAacaaagggattttttttttttttttttttttgatgtagAGAATATAGTCAAACTATGATATGTTTCTAAGAATTTGCTACTAGGGCTAGTCTAAAGAGTTTATTGTTGGATGATGTTCTTAAT
Protein-coding sequences here:
- the LOC122075583 gene encoding vignain-like, translated to MEKKVAILFVLSFALFLGFAQSFDFQEKDLETEDSLWSLYEKWRSHHTVSRDLSEKQKRFNVFKENVKYIHEFNKKDHPYKLKLNKFGDMTNHEFKSVYAGSKVKHHSMLRGASRASSGFIYENFENVPASIDWRAKGAVNPVKNQGQCGSCWAFSTVVGVEGINQIKTKKLISLSEQELVDCSTENSGCNGGLMDYAYEFIKSNGGLTTEANYGYTAQDGSCDASRLNAPLVIIDGHQDVPANNEAALLKAVANQPVSVAIEASGYAFQFYSEGVFSGPCGTELDHGVAIVGYGAAADGTKYWIVRNSWGADWGEQGYIRMQRGIKASHGLCGIAMQASYPIKTSPNSEAVKDEL